A region from the Streptosporangium sp. NBC_01756 genome encodes:
- a CDS encoding glycosyltransferase family 4 protein, translating into MADSGSRLAFVLGTSAGGVGRHVAMLAGGLVRRGHQVVVAGPPDTEDAFGFGRLGARFVPVPISDRPRPRGDLRAVRALRALRGAHAVHAHGLRAGALAALALTGTRTGLVVTLHNAATAGGAIGAVYGVLERIVARRADRILVVSPDLGERMTALGARWVEAAVVPAPALVPSGRSGEEIRTELGIGDRPVLLTVARLAQQKGLEVLLDVAAAFGPGRPPTGPASRAMFLVAGEGPLLHELQSRIDREDLPVRLLGARGDVVDLLGIARALLVPSRWEGQPLVVQEALRAGTPVIATAVGGVPSMVGEGGLLVRYGDVAATRDAVRRVLADDELAGVLAAAAAGRGAELPGPEQALDAVLAVYGGLSREYEHGSKPQTPPDR; encoded by the coding sequence ATGGCTGACTCGGGTTCACGGCTGGCCTTCGTGCTGGGCACCAGCGCGGGCGGGGTGGGGCGGCATGTGGCCATGCTGGCCGGAGGACTGGTGCGGAGGGGGCATCAGGTGGTCGTGGCCGGGCCGCCGGACACCGAGGACGCCTTCGGGTTCGGCCGGCTGGGGGCACGGTTCGTCCCGGTGCCGATCTCGGATCGGCCCCGGCCGCGTGGCGACCTGCGTGCGGTGCGGGCCCTGCGGGCGCTGCGTGGGGCGCACGCCGTACACGCTCATGGACTGCGGGCCGGCGCGCTGGCCGCGCTCGCCCTGACCGGAACCCGGACCGGCCTGGTGGTGACCCTCCACAACGCCGCCACGGCGGGCGGCGCGATCGGCGCGGTCTACGGGGTTCTCGAGCGGATCGTCGCCCGCCGCGCCGACCGGATCCTGGTGGTCTCTCCCGATCTGGGGGAGCGGATGACGGCGCTGGGCGCCAGGTGGGTGGAGGCGGCCGTGGTCCCCGCGCCCGCATTGGTGCCGTCCGGACGCAGCGGGGAGGAGATCCGCACCGAACTCGGCATCGGGGACCGGCCCGTCCTCCTGACGGTCGCCAGGCTCGCCCAGCAGAAGGGGCTGGAGGTTCTGCTCGACGTCGCCGCCGCCTTCGGGCCGGGCCGCCCGCCCACCGGGCCGGCGTCGCGGGCGATGTTCCTGGTCGCCGGTGAGGGGCCGTTGCTCCATGAGTTGCAGAGCCGCATCGACAGGGAGGACCTGCCGGTGCGACTCCTGGGCGCCCGCGGGGATGTCGTGGACCTGCTCGGGATCGCGCGGGCCCTCCTGGTGCCCAGCCGGTGGGAGGGGCAGCCGCTCGTCGTCCAGGAGGCTCTGCGGGCCGGGACACCGGTGATCGCCACCGCGGTGGGCGGTGTCCCCTCGATGGTGGGGGAGGGCGGGCTTCTGGTGCGCTACGGGGACGTCGCCGCGACGCGCGACGCGGTGCGGAGAGTGCTCGCCGACGACGAACTCGCCGGAGTCCTGGCCGCGGCGGCTGCCGGAAGGGGCGCCGAACTGCCCGGTCCGGAACAGGCGCTGGACGCCGTGCTGGCGGTGTACGGCGGCCTCTCCCGGGAATATGAACACGGTTCGAAACCCCAGACTCCGCCTGATCGCTGA
- the murJ gene encoding murein biosynthesis integral membrane protein MurJ, giving the protein MIRKIGQGVAGAALLIGVVTMAARIVGFGRYFVQSHTVGNLCLSNAYNTANYVPNIVFELVAGGALAGMVVPVLASPASRAGTDPEARAEVGRITSALLTWAMLALVPLTLIIAAFAGPIVTLLVGNVPECDVSQVVAAGTSMLVVFAPRMIFFGLAVVLYGVLQAHRRFMGPTLAPLVSSLLIVASYLVFGPVSDGAADDLSRLTTAGQLTLSLGATVAAAAMVVTVAGPVARLKLRLRPSLSFPPGVAARAGRLATAGLAVLIAQQVTLTVVVSLANDLGGRGVTGLYTYSWALYQLPFAVLVVPIATSSFPALSARATDGDRAGFDGLAASSTRAILLVTGLAAGVMAAVAMPVSRVFLEGTPGGEDPGEMAAAVALFAPGLVGYALMFHLARVLYAHGRGRPAAVASVAGWAVALVAQIFLARAAHARPEVVGQLALGSTVGMTVGGVLLVLAVLGTVGRATLDGTWRALLAAVLGGIAAYGAGITVVTAFHDVSRWMCVVVGAGAAVAGSAVFAIVAGVIDRPDARMLLGRFRRVSDTAGGNR; this is encoded by the coding sequence ATGATCAGAAAAATCGGGCAGGGGGTCGCCGGGGCGGCGCTCCTCATCGGCGTCGTGACCATGGCGGCCCGGATCGTCGGATTCGGCCGTTATTTCGTGCAGTCCCACACCGTCGGCAATCTCTGCCTGAGCAACGCCTACAACACCGCCAACTACGTGCCCAACATCGTCTTCGAGTTGGTGGCCGGTGGCGCGCTCGCGGGGATGGTGGTGCCGGTGCTGGCCTCGCCGGCGTCCCGGGCCGGCACCGATCCCGAGGCCAGGGCGGAGGTCGGCCGGATCACCTCGGCCCTGCTCACCTGGGCGATGCTCGCCTTGGTGCCGCTGACCCTGATCATCGCAGCGTTCGCCGGGCCGATCGTCACACTGCTAGTGGGAAACGTGCCGGAATGCGATGTCTCCCAGGTCGTCGCGGCCGGGACGAGCATGCTCGTCGTCTTCGCCCCGCGCATGATCTTCTTCGGTCTCGCGGTGGTCCTGTACGGCGTGCTCCAGGCCCACCGGCGGTTCATGGGGCCCACCCTGGCGCCGCTGGTCTCCAGCCTGCTGATCGTCGCCTCCTACCTGGTGTTCGGACCGGTCAGCGATGGAGCCGCCGACGACCTGTCGCGGCTCACCACGGCGGGGCAGCTGACACTCTCGCTCGGCGCGACGGTCGCGGCCGCGGCGATGGTGGTCACCGTGGCCGGCCCGGTGGCCCGGCTCAAGTTGCGGCTGCGCCCCTCGCTGTCCTTCCCTCCGGGCGTCGCGGCCCGCGCGGGGCGGCTCGCCACCGCGGGCCTCGCCGTGCTCATCGCCCAGCAGGTCACGCTGACCGTGGTGGTCAGTCTCGCCAACGACCTGGGCGGTAGGGGAGTGACGGGTCTCTACACCTACTCCTGGGCGCTGTACCAGCTCCCTTTCGCGGTGCTCGTGGTGCCGATCGCCACCAGCTCGTTCCCGGCGCTCTCCGCCCGGGCGACCGACGGTGACCGGGCCGGTTTCGACGGCCTCGCCGCCTCCTCCACCCGGGCGATCCTGCTGGTGACGGGTCTGGCCGCCGGGGTGATGGCGGCGGTGGCCATGCCGGTGTCCCGGGTGTTCCTGGAGGGCACGCCGGGTGGGGAGGATCCCGGGGAGATGGCCGCGGCCGTCGCGCTGTTCGCGCCGGGCCTGGTGGGATACGCGCTGATGTTCCATCTCGCGCGGGTCCTGTACGCCCACGGCAGGGGTCGCCCGGCGGCGGTCGCGTCGGTGGCCGGGTGGGCCGTCGCGCTGGTGGCCCAGATCTTTCTGGCCCGCGCCGCCCACGCCCGGCCGGAGGTCGTGGGACAGCTCGCGCTGGGCAGCACCGTCGGTATGACCGTGGGCGGGGTGCTGCTGGTGCTCGCGGTGCTCGGGACGGTGGGCCGGGCGACATTGGACGGGACATGGCGGGCGCTGCTCGCCGCCGTGCTCGGCGGGATCGCGGCGTACGGTGCCGGAATCACCGTCGTCACGGCTTTCCACGACGTGTCACGCTGGATGTGCGTGGTGGTCGGGGCAGGGGCCGCGGTGGCCGGTTCGGCGGTGTTCGCGATCGTCGCCGGAGTGATCGACAGACCGGATGCCCGGATGCTGCTGGGGCGGTTCAGGCGGGTGTCCGACACTGCGGGAGGGAACCGCTGA